The Solanum lycopersicum chromosome 6, SLM_r2.1 genome has a window encoding:
- the LOC101264734 gene encoding subtilisin-like protease SBT1.4, translated as MAEISVLSILFILSFCLAPVTISVQSDDHETFIIHVAKSHKPHVFSTHHHWYSSIVRSVSPSSHHPSKILYTYERAAVGFSARLTAGQADQLRRVPGVISVIPDQVRYPHTTHTPTFLKLADSFGLWPDSDYADDVIVGVLDTGIWPERPSFSDEGLSPVPAGWKGKCVTGPGFPRSSCNRKIIGARMFYKGYEASQGPMDESKEAKSPRDTEGHGTHTASTAAGSLVANASFYQYAKGEARGMAIKARIAAYKICWKTGCFDSDILAAMDQAVDDGVHVISLSVGANGYAPHYLHDSIAIGAFGASEHGVLVSCSAGNSGPGPYTAVNIAPWILTVGASTIDREFPADVILGDDRVFGGVSLYAGNPLNDSKLPVVYSGDCGSKYCYPGKLDHKKVAGKIVLCDRGGNARVEKGSAVKLAGGVGMILANLADSGEELVADSHLLPATMVGQKAGDEIREYVISDPSPTATIVFKGTVIGNSPAAPRVAAFSSRGPNHLTPEILKPDVTAPGVNILAGWTGANGPTDLEIDPRRVEFNIISGTSMSCPHVSGLAALLRRAHSKWTPAAIKSALMTTAYNLDNSGKIFTDLATGEESTPFVHGSGHVDPNRALNPGLVYDIETSDYVNFLCTIGYDGDDIAVFVRDSSRVNCSERSLATPGDLNYPSFAVDFTSDSNGVVKYKRVVKNVGGNPNAVYEVKVNAPLGVEVSVSPAKLVFSEENNSLSYEISFTSKRSEDNIMVKGTPSAFGSIEWSDGIHSVRSPIAVRWRYQSAVSM; from the coding sequence ATGGCGGAAATCTccgttctttctattttattcatCCTCTCTTTCTGCCTTGCTCCGGTGACCATTTCCGTCCAATCGGATGACCATGAAACTTTCATCATTCACGTAGCCAAATCCCACAAGCCTCATGTTTTTTCCACCCATCACCATTGGTATTCCTCCATCGTCCGATCTGTTTCTCCGTCCTCTCACCACCCTTCTAAAATCCTCTATACCTATGAACGAGCCGCCGTGGGTTTCTCCGCCCGTCTGACCGCTGGGCAGGCTGATCAGCTCCGCCGTGTTCCTGGGGTAATCTCTGTCATTCCTGACCAAGTACGGTATCCCCACACCACCCATACACCTACCTTCTTAAAACTTGCCGACTCATTCGGCCTCTGGCCTGACTCTGACTACGCCGATGATGTTATTGTTGGTGTTCTGGATACGGGTATTTGGCCGGAAAGACCGAGTTTTTCCGATGAGGGATTATCTCCTGTTCCTGCAGGTTGGAAAGGGAAGTGTGTGACTGGACCGGGTTTTCCCAGAAGTTCATGTAATCGGAAAATTATTGGTGCTCGGATGTTTTACAAAGGGTATGAAGCTTCACAGGGTCCAATGGACGAATCAAAAGAAGCGAAATCACCGAGAGATACTGAAGGTCATGGAACACATACTGCTTCAACTGCAGCTGGTTCTTTGGTAGCAAATGCTAGTTTTTACCAATATGCTAAAGGTGAAGCTAGAGGAATGGCGATTAAAGCTAGAATAGCTGCTTACAAGATTTGTTGGAAAACCGGTTGTTTTGATTCCGATATACTGGCTGCCATGGATCAAGCTGTTGATGATGGTGTCCATGTGATTTCACTTTCCGTCGGAGCTAACGGATATGCTCCACATTACCTCCATGACTCCATTGCAATCGGAGCTTTTGGTGCCTCCGAACATGGGGTCCTCGTCTCATGCTCAGCTGGAAATTCCGGTCCTGGCCCTTACACAGCTGTGAACATTGCCCCGTGGATCCTCACCGTTGGTGCGTCAACCATAGACCGAGAGTTTCCAGCTGATGTTATTCTAGGAGATGATAGAGTATTTGGTGGCGTTTCCTTATACGCCGGCAATCCGTTAAACGATTCCAAATTACCCGTGGTTTATTCCGGTGATTGTGGTAGCAAATACTGTTATCCAGGAAAGCTGGACCATAAAAAAGTCGCCGGTAAAATTGTCCTCTGCGACAGGGGAGGCAACGCTAGAGTTGAAAAAGGAAGTGCAGTGAAGCTAGCTGGTGGGGTAGGAATGATACTCGCTAACTTAGCTGATTCCGGTGAAGAACTCGTTGCAGATTCACATCTTCTCCCGGCGACAATGGTAGGTCAAAAAGCCGGAGACGAAATAAGAGAATACGTCATCTCTGATCCATCACCAACGGCTACAATCGTATTCAAAGGAACCGTGATCGGAAATTCACCAGCGGCGCCGCGTGTGGCGGCGTTCTCAAGCCGTGGACCGAATCATTTAACGCCGGAGATTCTTAAACCGGATGTTACTGCACCCGGAGTTAACATTTTAGCCGGTTGGACCGGAGCTAACGGTCCAACCGATTTAGAAATTGACCCGAGAAGAGTggaatttaatattatttcagGGACTTCCATGTCGTGTCCTCACGTTAGTGGATTAGCTGCTTTACTTAGAAGGGCCCACTCAAAGTGGACCCCAGCAGCCATCAAATCAGCACTCATGACAACAGCTTATAATTTGGACAATTCAGGTAAGATATTTACTGATCTTGCCACTGGTGAAGAATCCACACCTTTTGTTCATGGATCCGGGCATGTGGATCCGAACCGAGCATTGAATCCGGGTTTGGTGTACGATATTGAAACCAGTGACTACGTGAACTTCCTATGCACTATTGGCTATGATGGCGACGATATCGCGGTGTTCGTGAGGGATTCTTCTCGGGTGAATTGTAGTGAACGGAGTTTGGCTACTCCGGGAGACCTGAATTACCCGTCATTTGCAGTTGATTTTACCAGTGATAGTAACGGTGTGGTGAAATACAAGCGTGTGGTGAAGAACGTAGGGGGGAATCCAAATGCTGTTTATGAAGTGAAGGTGAACGCACCTTTAGGTGTGGAAGTGAGTGTGTCACCGGCGAAGCTTGTTTTCAGTGAGGAAAATAATAGTTTGTCCTATGAGATTAGCTTTACGAGTAAAAGAAGTGAAGATAATATTATGGTGAAGGGGACTCCATCTGCGTTTGGATCGATTGAATGGAGTGATGGGATTCACAGTGTGAGAAGTCCAATCGCAGTGCGTTGGCGATACCAATCTGCTGTGTCCATGTGA